The sequence TGATTTTTTCCCTAGATTTCATGCTTTTCGTCTTATTTTTTGACATTAAacttttgaagaaataaaaatatctctctatatatatatatgaagaggATCATGGACAAGGTGATGTAACACCTCTCTATGATCtctattcatatttttctttttcttcattttttattaattaattaatttatcaattttaaaaattatcatatttatgaCAATATTTATAACAAATGAGTTACAAAAAAACCTCAATCTATTTATATTCTCTACTTAAATTACATGTCTTTTCAACTCCCATATATTTAATCCATATAGTTGaatcattctataaataaaatcaCCTATGATGTTGTTCAATGTCAATCTTCAATTCTtgcatcttcttctttatttatttattttttctttttgggattcTTTCTTTTATGTAGGTGCGACCAATTAAGGTTTTGGTTGATTAAATCTATGTATTATGGTATGTGTTATTTTTCTTGCATAATGACTCATATTCAAAAGTATTACTTTACGTTTGTGTATATATCTCTATATTCtagcatatgtatatatagttcACGGCAATTGTGATCTTTGCTTTAGTTTGTttatattgtatatttttttataaatttaattttgtaaatttatctGTTAATTTATGGATCGAAACACACTAAGTATTGTTGGGTTATATAATCACCTTCCATAGAtgatttcatttcatttcatttagtACCAGTAACTATATAATTATagaattattaatttttgtagGCAAAATTTTTAATCTAGATTGGtggtataaaaaaataatagttacaaattaaatgtaaaattatcttattttgtgtttaatcatgaatttattaGTTTAGAGGTATATATTTTGTGTAGTTATCATTTTTCTATGGCTTTATGATGAGAGAAAGCATTTTCATGTGTTTTCATTACTCTGAAATGTGAATGCATGTTTACTTATATTTCCATAAGTCATATTAATCTCAGGCAACTTTAACTTGAATTTGGGAAAGGAATGATATAGTTTTGAAGAGCACTTCAACAAACAATGTCCTTTACTTTTACTCTAATTGAAGATGAACAATATACaattgaagaaaatagaaaatttcgtgcctattaaaataaaaaattatatgggtTATTCGAGTCCCAAAATCACTTGCTTACTATTATAGACTTGATTCACCTGCAGTAATAATCTTCTCGGTATCTTGTTTATTGTACAcatattcctttaattttttagTGGCTCACATGCATTTTATTAACCAAGTAATGTTAATTATGGTTCCCAACATTTCTCTCTTCTCAATTTTTTCGATATTATGTATATTGAGAAGAAATGGTACCATTATGTATTTCTTATATCTGTTCGTATCTCATAAGTGAGAGTTTTTTGAtagttaatttttaatataaatttgttcaaaaataaaatgacagCAAATATATATACACCTTATGCTTATACActgatatttcttttattatactAAAGACATAAAGGATCTCAATAATGCTTATACACCTTTCTTTGTTCCTACGCACTTgagttttatttcttgatttaaaatatataaaaaaaaaaaattgcaatttcTTTAGTAAATCAACATTATTATTTGGATTCAATCAActcaattctttttcttattataaattaggaatatataaatttttttttactaataataATTTGTAATCGCATGTATGTCATGTTGCTCCATTACTTTCCTGGTTCAAAATGCATGTATCATTTTGTAGTATATTGAAGTGTCAATCACCCACTTCATGCTTACACTTCgacatttttatatattttcggctaattcaaaaaaaatatctcaaagaattaaattaaaaaattatagtattagAGTAAAAAATTGTGCTTtataagattttttaattttcatattaattttatgaaatgaAAATGTCCAAAAGTATTCTAAAATGTACCAATAGAAAAACTATATATTATATAGCTTTGGCAGTAGAGCAACTAGAAAAATTGGAAAATgtagaagtaaaagaaaaagaagaggaagagatTAGAAATTTTGTAACTTGATTTTTGAAGACTAAAAGtagttataatattttaaatattaagatACAATAATAAACTATCCGGTGTATTCCTACATGGTGGAGATTTTAAATATTAAGCAGTGGCGGATCCAAGGTATAAAGTTTGTGAATTCCCtgtgttagataaaaataaaatcaaatagtaaCTAGAGGGATTTGAACTCACAAGTCACAACCTAGAGGTCAATAAAACTTTTACAAGTCTCCCTACTCCACTGAGCCAACAATACACTTTGTTTATGAattcccaacttataattcttatatatttactagatttctctatataaatactagATTCGCACGAAAGTTACTGGATTCCTGGGAACCCGCACCCGGGACCCTAGATCCGCCCCTGATATTaagatattagaaaaataataatttataaatttaacaaaattttatATAACCGCGCGGATAAATTTACTGGTATTTAATAATCAACAAaaacaaacatcataaaataTCACATGAATTATTACAACGTGAACAAAGAAACAGCAACGTAGAAGTATTACTAGAGAAAGCAAAGGACATTTTGGTCCATATACTTTCTTCTTCCACCTCAATATTCCAATATATGGCGGCATTGTTCTAAAACGATCGATGTGTAGTCTCAGATGTGCTCAATCGTAACTACATTTTATGTACTTGAATCATTGTGATATTTTGTGCAGAAAATTATAATGAAGAGAACTCattaatagaaaagaaaatcacaaataaaaaagTAGTACTATTCTCTTAAAAATTTGGAGGGGCAAGAATACATAGAATGAACTGCTACCATTGGAATGACGCGATTCTTTTTTGTTTGGCTACTCATCTGAAGTAGTAGCGTTGTTGAACAAACAATTACTTCTCGTTTCTGAGAACTTTTGTCTTGCGCATGGCAGAGCTATGCTACTTCGCTCTGTTTGCTCAACCAAATAAGGTACCCCATGAACAACTGAAATCTTCTCTCCTTCCCCTCCAACCCCCTGCCCCCGGGTTTCTTAATATTCAGTTTCTGCAACTGCAATCAAGCCTAACACACAATTCCTTGGCATATTTGGTGAATCTACTTCCAGggaaatgaaaaaacaaaattgtAATAGGGTGTGTACCAAGACCATTATCTGCTGCCTGCTGAGAGTCCATGCAAATCTCTAGTGTACTTTTCTTTTTCAACCTTGGTGTCCTGCAATGAGTTCAATAAATGCAAGAAGAAAAACAATAAACATACTGGGATGTTTAGACTTTTGACGCGTATTTTCTGTACAATAGATGTACATATCAATAATACTGTAATTTTGAGTGATCCGTTGACATTCTGTAGCAATGATATAAAGTTAAACCTTATAATTTTCACAGCTGAAATATCATCAATGCCAATGTACAgttatgaaaagataaaattctTGCGCAAAATTTATACTTCCATCTCCATTCCCCAGTTTGGTTCCTGAAATTCTTCTTTTCACTAACTTTATGTCGTAGAGTGGGGAGTGGTATGCAATTTTTGTACAGGAAACTGAAATTCTCAACAGTCCTGCATTTTCTGCAGTACACAAAGCTGCATTCTGAAAATATCAGTAGTGAGTGGTTGATCCTTTCTCAACCTGAACATCCGCCCTTCTTAACAGCAGATAAGAATTTAGGAGTGAGTGGAAAAGAGGAAAGGCTGGCTTATGGAGTAAAGGGATGCATCAATGGCAATGGAACGTCGCGCTGCACATTAATCTGAACACCCACAAATTAGTTAATTAAGTTTCACTAGTCTAAAcacccacaacaacaacaacaacagcagcaacagcaacagcaacagcaacagcaacaaaatacccagtatattcccaccaagtggaaagggcagcctggtgcactaaagctcccgctatgcgcaaggttgagggaagggccccaccacaagggtgtatcgtacgcagccttaagTCTAAACACCCACAAGTTGGTTATTTAAGTTTAGTACTTCACTATTAACAGAGCTTGTACATGAAAACTAAAGGTAGCATAAAGGAAATCACTAGTAAAGAAAGTGATGCTATTATGGATTTTATGAGTGGCAACAAAATCACATCACACCAGCTAGAGATATGTAGTTCCAAATATTCCTTATTTCACTTTATAATGTAATACGGATTGATCTTAGAGTAATGGGCAGCTAGGTTTAATTGTTTCCTTTGTCCAAGTACAACTAATTCACATGGAGCAAAAGCAACGTGAAAGCTTATAAACATAGTTGCCAGCTTTTTCAGGATATATATGCAGACAGCAGGCATGAAATAATTCAAGATTACCAACAACATACTCAGAAATCGCATTATGTCGGTTGGGGGGTAGAATGTCATGAAATGTTCATTCACTTAAGTGAGGTAATAAGAACGAGTCAGAGAAGAGACTGTTTTTTCATTTAAGCAATTAATGAAACCTATTTTGCTTGGACTTTAAAGAATTGCACCGGAATCACTAATTTTGGAAGATCTGACACAGGTGCAACAACATTTTTCAAGAGTCCGAATAACATGGACGGAAAGCCGGAAACTAAAAGAAGACACAGCAATAACAAAATCTACAGACCTTGAAGCATGACGTCATGTTGGCAATGTCTGCAATCTTATGTGCTTGTACTTCTGAATTGTATTGAAGCAGTGAGAGCTTTCGGAGAAGCCTTTGGATAAGACTTGCTCCAATGCATGTGCTCCTTCCAGTAATGCTGCATCAATCTGCAAGTAAAATGTATGAATCTTCAACAACTCAAAAGTGGATTTGGAGCTGCAAATGGATACATTTGGAATTCCTTCATTGAtgtcaattttcaaatatattagtTGTGTTTTACAAAAGATCTCTCCAATGCTAATGTGGCTTCAATGACTGGAGCATAGGTACTTCTAAAATGACATCGTATTTCCATCTGATATTACCTATATTTGACTCTAGGGAACATGTCTATGAAAAATTTTAACTGGGTCCAAATATTTTTTCACTGGTTGAATTATACAGAACACGTCATCTGCATGTCTTTTACGTGTTTCAACATGTCTACGAAATTTTGTTTTTGCAAATTGATAAAAGGAAGATAAAAATTATCCATCCAAATTAatggaaaaaacaaaaggaagaatGGTTGATCAAAATGTTTTAGAACAACAAAACCTATGCCAACCAGAACAGGTTGTATTAGTGAATACTCTACTTATAGCTATATTATACAGAACATATACTCTCAAACtctatttaaatcatatataGCAAAAAGATAGGACCAAATTTATCGTATATTTGTACAACTGTATGATTGATTTGATTCCTGTGTTCAACATATAAGCATCAAAATTTAGCCCCTCCCCTCTCCTCGGAAGTAGAGATCATGGTAGAATTATTGGAAAGGGAGCCAgagaattcaaataaatgatcaggcttaaaattttcaaatctagAGGAAGAGCGTCCGAGCAAGAAAGTGAGAAATACGTAAGTTTGTTCAATAAATTGTCCaatatcttctattttttttttcgaacTTGAATTCTCCAATatgtttttcatttaaaaaaaattaaacaaaggATTCTTTACGGTCTTTTCTGAACTCCTCCACTATATCTAATCGACGGTAAGTTTTAGAATTATTGGAAAGGGAGCCAGAGAATTCAAATAATGATCAGgcttaaaattttcaaatctagAGGAAGAGCGTCCAAGCAAGAAAGTGAGAAATACGTAAGTTTGTTCAACAAATTGTTCAatatcttctctcttttttttcgaACTTGAATTCTCCAATatgtttttcatttaaaaaaaaaaataaacaaaggatTCTTTACGGTCTTTTCTGGACGACTCCACTATATCTAATCGATGGTAAGTTTTCTAGACTAGCTTCACGTGTATGCAATTCATGTAGGGGTGGCAGATGGACGGTTTGGGATGAATTTGCACAGGTCAAGATGGGCTTAATGAATAAATGGGTCATTGCGAAATCCTGCCCAAAGTTCACTTAGAGACGAAGAAAGATAAAGGAAATGATATATACAATCTGGAGGTGTTGTCACGGTGCCCGTGATTCTTGTGATGAGGTTAGCATTATAATCATCTAAAGAATGTGTCAGGTCTCCATTTCCTTTTTCACTAGATTGATACATGTAGTTTATGTGTTTCACGGGTTAGCTTTGGGCGACATCGCCGGGTTGCATTAGGGATGAGTTAGTTTACAGGTTAAAACAGGTTCTGCCCAAAAACAGCCCATCAGAAAAACTCTCATGTCCAACCTGTTAAAATACTTGGAGGCTTAAATGGGTTTGAGCTAGTTTTGCCACCTCTAAATTCATGTATATACATCTGTTCGCTTTCTAGTTGTGGTCTCATTTCATTTTTGGAGTTTACTGCATTATAACACTAAGCTTCAGAATTTGATAGACAAAGAGCATCAACAAGAGGGCAGCCcaatgcactaaagctcctgctatgcgcagggtctggggaagggtcccaccacaagggcgtattgtacgcaaccttaccttgcatttctgccagaggctgtttccaatgcTTGAACCCGTGGACTTCTGGTCACATGGCATCAACAAGAGATTGAAGAAATTTGGGAACAGAATTTTATGTATTGTATGGTTGATTGGCTAGAACGAAAAAGAAGACAATTTGATGGGAAGAAAGAAAGCATAGCTGTTGTGAAGTTTTAAATGTATTCAGAATTTATTGTTTTGGCATAGAGGCTATTTTGCTGATGATAAGTTGGTTTTTGTGGACTTGCAAGCATCTTCATGTGTGTAACCTGACAACTACAGTTGAATTTAACTTTTGCAGTACCCTCTTGGTactgatattgaataaatttttttataacatTATCAAGAAGATATTCAAGAAAGTTCatagaacagaaaataaaatgcctcCACTGCACTAATACACAATGAGCCATTCCTTAAAAACTCAAGAGGCTGTACAAGTTCATTAGACCAGTAAAAAAGTTCAACAACAAGAAAAGGAACACTAAGGAGTCGACTTTATGGAAGAACTCAATGAGTTACAAACTTACTCGTTCTCTTGCAGTCGAATTAAACTTTTGAAGCATGAATGCTTTGGGATCCATCTGACCAGGAGGTCTTCCAATACCTAGCAAGAGAACTATGTTTAATTTTCCATACTGAAACTCAAAATGCCAACAAGAGAACATTCAGGTGTTTTAGACTTTCCACAAACCTATCCTTAACCGAGGAAACTCTCCATTTCTACGAAAATGATAAATCACATTCTTCAACCTGTAAAAAAGAGAACTGGATCATATAAAGTTTAACAGTGACTGAAACAGCACCGTGCATGAAGAGACACAGAGCTCTTGTGGTACTAAATAACTAGCAAAAACATGAACCTGATAGCAAACAGAACAGATTTTCAGAGATAGAGAAATTCTATACACTAGTCAAAAAGAGGCATGTCATGCTTTTTCTGACAAAATATTATGCTGACTGCATTCAGGTAAGAATTatttgatatgttttattttagaTACATGACATAGCCATCGATTTTCATTATTAAGTTCATTACAATTCCAGCTATGAACCTTTTAAAAAAACAATTCCAGCTATGAACCTACATAGACAATTCACGGGATTGAAAATGAACAGATGGATGGTTTCACGGTACTGAATTAAAGGTTGTTTTAAGTAGATTTAGATAGAGAAGAATTCTGTTCATACCCGTTATGTCTGTTATGACCTCCCTTGGGGTGAAGACGAAGAACTCCACATGGTAAATCCATGTCATCATGAAACTAGAGAAAAAAGACGATTGTTCAAAAGCATTAACAAAACATAATCAATATGTCCAATTGATCTTGAAAAAATATGAACAGCTAGTAAATTGTACCACAACCACACGATTGAGAGGGAGCTTGTAATATGCTGCAAGTGGGCCAATCTAGGGAAAAGAGAAAAGGGAGGGTATCAGAGGTATTGATCACCTTGATAACACTAAGCATCAATGAAAAGCACGATACATCTCCATTCCTCATTAAAAATATCAGAAAAAACAATGTCCAAGAAGTAGAAATCTATTGGAGTCAGAaaatttatatcttttattttcacATGTAAACTGGAGACCGAATGACATAAATTGAGCAAATAAATGTGCTATTTTCCATTCTAAAGAGTTCTCAGACACAAGTTCACTTATTAAGCAGAGGAACTTAACTTTTCGGATGAGAGTCTATTACGTATAAACGTTCCTTACAAACTAGGGGAAGCAACGACTGGGCCATGCCCTTAACCTGATTGTAGAGGAACTAAAACTGGAAAAAACAATCGGACCAGGCTTGGATTTGCATATAACTTGTGAACAcgcaagaaaaaaaaatcaattctggCAGAAAGGTGATAAATATTGCCATTCAAAAACATGCTCCCCCAAGTCCATAGGAAAAATAAATCCTGTGCATGCTAAGGTCCTAGAATAATATCATTTTCCACTTAAATGCATTCTGCATATGAATTACCACTACTTTCTGGCAGCACAAGGCTGCTATCTGGGTTGCTTTATTTCATAGAATAAAACATAAGCTGCAATTCACTACCTAGCTACCTAGAAAAAATTCTTGGCAACTTCTTCTAGATTATTTCAGTTAATAAAACCACAAGAATCTAAGCTAAGAATATAgttttatctcaatttttcaaagaaactGACAGAACATAACAATTCAGAAAACATCCGAACAACATTTTTATCGGGTTAGGACCATTTTTGACAAGAGTTTGGCTAATAAGTCACGAGACAAAGATACTAATTTGGCTTGTCCCATTCAGAGTTTCTTGTTCACTTTTGACAACAATCCTACCAATTTGCAATGTCACGTTGTTGGACTTGCATTCCATGTTAAGTATTCGTTGGCCAGAGGCTGACTGTAACCAGTAAAAATTAACAACGAACTTCAACATGTCTTACTGGTCTTGAGACTAACAGAGAAAACTAGTCCAAAATCATTGAAGGTTAACAGAGAGAAATACGAGCAAACACGTGAAGATATAAGGATTAGCAACTTATTCTCACAGACCAATAGTCGGCACTAGAAGCTTCCAGAAGTAAGAACTATTCTAGTGATCTTCAGCTTCACCACGCACCAGTCCATGCTACACATGGCTTGGGTGAATTATAACTAGAACAGTCAATATAACCGCCAATTCAAAGAGAGGAGTTAACTCTAAACAACATCATCTAGACCCTATTCGGCGAAATGAAAAATTTACAACTCATTTTCGCTATGCGACAGATACAAGAAATCATCTAGAATACAGTCATTAAGAATACCAATTTTCATTCAGACACATCCTTCTTTGAGATGAAATCCACAGGGCACCCATCATGAGCAGAAAAAAGAAAAGCTTTACAATACAAGAAAGACGTATTTAATTTCTTACAGATTCACCACTCAAATTCATGTAAGTTAGCGGCTTTGCAAGGAAAACCGGAATGCCATTGACGAAACCTGAAATTGTTATATACCAACCAAATATAGATAAGAGTATAAACAAATGAACATGAAATgtacttaaaacatttaaaaggCATAAATCAACATTTAGTTAAAGAGACCTTTTCCAAACATAGCTTTACAATGTACAGTCTCCATATGAATCCCTTGCGAATTTGCGAATGCATCAAGCATTTCAAAACCAATCTATAGTGGAAACAAAAGATAAAGCTCTTAATGAAGAAGAGCTCGAATGAGATTGGAACCCATTTTACAAATTCTTTCTAAGAAAGTAATGTTAGTCGAGAAATAGAGGTTACATTGTGTCTCGTTCCCCTGTATTTATCCCCAGGATTTCCCAATCCAACAAAGAGCCACGGCTGAGGAGAATACGTGCAGCAGTTGCGCCTACAAATCCTTCTAAGCATCACATTCATCTGCAATAAATATCAAAAAGGTTTTATTAGTAAAAAAGGACATTACAAACATTTGAGGTGGATTTGGGCGCTTTTAGTTTTAGATCATAATCAAAATACTGAAGGGGAGCCATGTGAACCCGTGCTCTCTccgtattttatgtatatattttctaaaattgatataaaattattCGTTAGCACTATGAAGGGGAGCCTTCGAGTaattgttgccatgtgaccaagaGATCACGGGTAAaaccttggaaacaacctctggcagGAATGTAAGGTAAAGCTGCGTAAGATACATTCTTGTGGTAGGGCTTCTCCGGAGCTTTCGTACACAGggttgttctttttatttttactatgcTACTAAGAAAGGTTAAATGGcgctactttaaaaaaaaaaaaaaaaagcagtgCACCATGTTCTAAAAACCATGCATTCGCGTGTGCCAAAAGGGGCCAAGAAGCAATTATTTGTCGATTAGACATATCAAGGTATGAGTAAGGCGATAAGGAAGATAAAAGAGattatattacttgaaaattagaAATTTGAGCGGAAAGATAAAAGATTACATTACTTGAAAATTAGAAATTTGAGAGGAAAGATAAAGAGATTACACTACTACTTGAAAATTGGGAATTTGAGCGGAATTGACAGCTTTTTAGTGTCGTAGTTGGGTTGTAGAGATGCTGCTGATGCTATGCTGCTTCTTTCCTCCCATCCTCCAATTCCATTGAACCAACTCCACACCCGAACTCTCACCCGTTTCGCCCTCTCACAATTAATTTGGGCCTTTGGGTCCACAGACAGAAATGGGCCTATGTTCTTGTATATCCCGGCATAAATAAGAAATAGGGACTCGTTCGGACATTCAAATTAAAAACATATTcactttatttgatatttttcaaatttgaattgtgttagtattttaaaaaaatagaatatttttaaagttaaaaaggataaaaataaaaataaatgtaaacaAATTTAGACTTTTAtgaaagtaaaaaatttaaattttttttttaataataaattaagaatgctaaaattgaataaaaataatgaaaacaattTATTTGGGTCCATGGACAGAAATGGGTCTAGATTTGTATATCTTCGGCTTTTGATTCAGgaataaataaattttagtgaaGTTTTGATTTCTGGTCTTCAAAGCTTGCCTCTGAGACAAGTAGGGTTGTCGTTTGAGCCGTTCttcatttatttcattaaatttagGAAAAATGGTCAAATTTATTCTTCTACTTTAAAAATTTGGCTAAATATATACTTTGTTATATTTTGAGATCAAATTTACCCTCatactttaaaatcaaaattaacctTAATGTCATCTGCAATTCAAATACAAATGCAATTCCTAATTAataaaatgcaaagaaaaaagaatagGATAGCGGTATTCAAATTAGAAAaggtaaattttaaaaactattttgataTAAGCATACATACCATATGATGcaagccaaaattcatcaataTCATGGAATGAAAATTGAAGCCCATTCATCATCATACAATGGAAATAAAAGAATAGATGGATTTGTATATTCAATATCTACTTGTATTATTTAAAAGGAATACCAAAATATGTAAATCTTATCTCCTATCAATATAAATAGGACTTGTTGATAAATCAAGAATCAATTTGCAATTAAAATGCAGATACTAAATCTACTCCATTATAATTGTTGTATACAAAATCATCACTAGCAAATTTCTACAGAGTTGTAATATTACAGTCACGTACTTTGAAAATAAGGTTCATATCTTCTAAAGATATATAAGTGACACAacaaatatcatctatgaaattAGAAGGGCATATGGATAACAGAAATTTTAATATGTTAGTTAGCATCATCGGagcaaaaattcaaattaaaattatgaacttcgaaaaagaaattttgaaattacatacaaaattgaaaaaaaatctaaaaagaaactaTTAGTAAGAAATGCATTCCTTCGAATTAGGTTGTtagcttcaattttttttacttgattttaaaatgcTTGAATGTGAATATTTCAGGGAATGTCAGAGAAATGTAGACAATTTGAAATTATCATAAACAATATTTAATTCAAGGCTCGTTTCTAGGACTATAGTTATTGGAGTATCAAACAGAAACTTAATACGAGCATAGCATATTTAggaatatgatcttcaaattctATCTTGATAGAATCCTATTAAATTTCTTGACATAAATTTCAGTTATTTGCTACTCATAATATTTACAAAGAAAGGAATAAGACTGGGATTTTTAAAAgcaactaaaaaaaaattcattgaaatttgaCAGTTTATGAGCAAACACGGAAAAAGTTGTAAATCTTCTAAAAATGATTAGAGATTCAAATTCATTAGTTCCAAATATTTGAATAACTCACccgtttcaaataaatttaaaataaaaatctgcCCTTTCCCGTGAAAGCTGAAATAAttgttattaaaaagatatttaaaaaCTTCCTCtgttcaataatatttttacactattacacatttgttaaaaaataataaataataaaaataatctaatatatttcTCTTTGTATGTAACAAACTTTAAAtgctttgaaaaatatatttactcgTGAATAGTGTTTAATAATAGGGTGAATAGGGGCGTGAATCGATCGGTTCAATTTGATTTTGTGTATTAGCAATTcgatttattaatttttgatttacAAACACGCTAGATcgataaccaaaccaataagaagTTCGTTATGGGTTTTTGGTTAatagatttttaattttcatcgGTTCAATTTTCGATTTAACTAATAAGATAATATtcgtctaatttttattttttttttactttctcttattttcacttGTTACACAATATTTTCATGCATAAAGTCTACACAAATTATAAGCATTAAGACAACATCTACAAAATGCAAAAGACAATAAAGCATGTATTGAAATCTAAAGTcactattaaatatataattatgaataaaagtataatttaaatataatcttaTTCGAT comes from Capsicum annuum cultivar UCD-10X-F1 chromosome 2, UCD10Xv1.1, whole genome shotgun sequence and encodes:
- the LOC107860250 gene encoding peptidyl-tRNA hydrolase, mitochondrial isoform X1: MNVMLRRICRRNCCTYSPQPWLFVGLGNPGDKYRGTRHNIGFEMLDAFANSQGIHMETVHCKAMFGKGFVNGIPVFLAKPLTYMNLSGESIGPLAAYYKLPLNRVVVFHDDMDLPCGVLRLHPKGGHNRHNGSLFYRLKNVIYHFRRNGEFPRLRIGIGRPPGQMDPKAFMLQKFNSTARERIDAALLEGAHALEQVLSKGFSESSHCFNTIQKYKHIRLQTLPT
- the LOC107860250 gene encoding peptidyl-tRNA hydrolase, mitochondrial isoform X2 yields the protein MNVMLRRICRRNCCTYSPQPWLFVGLGNPGDKYRGTRHNIGFEMLDAFANSQGIHMETVHCKAMFGKGFVNGIPVFLAKPLTYMNLSGESIGPLAAYYKLPLNRVVVFHDDMDLPCGVLRLHPKGGHNRHNGLKNVIYHFRRNGEFPRLRIGIGRPPGQMDPKAFMLQKFNSTARERIDAALLEGAHALEQVLSKGFSESSHCFNTIQKYKHIRLQTLPT